From Chionomys nivalis chromosome 21, mChiNiv1.1, whole genome shotgun sequence, a single genomic window includes:
- the LOC130863736 gene encoding putative olfactory receptor 2B8: MRRLNSTPHHTSGFVLVGFSEWPRLEMTLLVVVSIFYILTLFGNSAIIILSRLDPKLHTPMYFFLANLSFLDLCYTTSTVPQMLINIQSHKRSISYVVCIAQLFIFLGLRSTECVLLSIMACDRYVAVCQPLRYTVFMPSQLCQQLAAVAWVTGFSNSLVQTVLTSLLPRCGKYQIENFFCEVPAMLQLSCVDTWVNEIEMYAAVVVIKVIPLGLILFSYINIVRAVIRIQSSEGRKKAFHTCGSHLLVVIMFYGSAISRYAYMAPRSSSAKLKGKPLALFYGLMTPMLNPLIYTLRNKDVKAAVKKILGREQEQG, from the coding sequence ATGAGAAGGCTCAATAGCACTCCTCATCACACCAGCGGCTTTGTTCTGGTAGGCTTTTCTGAATGGCCCCGACTGGAGATGACTCTCCTTGTCGTCGTCTCCATCTTCTATATATTGACCCTCTTTGGTAATTCAGCTATTATCATTTTGTCTCGCCTTGATCCTAAACTCCATAcccccatgtatttcttcctggCCAACCTTTCCTTTTTAGATCTCTGCTATACTACTTCTACTGTCCCCCAGATGCTGATAAATATACAGAGCCATAAGAGAAGCATCAGCTATGTGGTATGCATAGCACAGCTGTTCATCTTCCTCGGCCTGAGGTCTACAGAATGTGTCCTTCTCTCCATCATGGCTTGTGATCGCTATGTGGCCGTCTGCCAGCCTCTGCGTTACACAGTTTTCATGCCCTCTCAGCTGTGTCAACAGTTGGCAGCAGTAGCCTGGGTAACTGGTTTCAGCAACTCCTTGGTGCAgacagtcctgacttctttgttgcCTCGTTGTGGGAAATACCAGATAGAGAATTTCTTCTGTGAGGTACCTGCCATGCTTCAGTTATCATGCGTTGACACCTGGGTCAATGAGATAGAGATGTATGCTGCCGTGGTTGTCATAAAAGTTATCCCACTTGGGTTAATTCTTTTCTCTTATATCAATATTGTCAGAGCAGTCATAAGGATACAGTCTTCTGAAGGTCGGAAGAAGGCTTTTCACACTTGTGGGTCCCATCTTTTGGTGGTCATAATGTTCTATGGCTCTGCCATCAGTAGATATGCATATATGGCACCTAGGAGCAGCTCAGCAAAACTGAAGGGCAAGCCTTTGGCACTCTTCTATGGACTCATGACCCCAATGCTTAACCCTCTTATCTATACCTTGAGGAACAAGGATGTCAAGGCAGCAGTGAAGAAGATACTTggaagagaacaagagcaaggataG
- the LOC130863990 gene encoding olfactory receptor 2G3-like — MTVNESSGGDYLLVGFSDQPQLEKILFVVVLISYLLTLAGNTGIILVSCLDSVLQTPMYYFLTNLSFVDICFSTIIVPQLLWNLHGPAKTITPTGCAIQLYVSLALGSTERVLFAVMAFDHYAAVWRPLHYATVMHPRLCQALAGIAWLSGVGNTLIQGTITLRLLRCGNHRIYQFICEVPAMIKLACVDIHANEVQLFMASLVLLLLPLALILVSYGYIAQVLMRLKSALTWGKALGTCGSHLLVVMLFYGTITAVYIQPNSSYAHSQGKFITLLYTVVIPTLNPLIYTLRNKDVKGALKRLVRKDNSPKEKILAK; from the coding sequence ATGACAGTTAACGAGAGCTCAGGTGGCGATTACCTCCTGGTGGGCTTCTCTGATCAGCCACAACTTGAAAAGATCCTCTTTGTGGTGGTGCTAATCTCCTACCTCCTGACACTGGCAGGCAACACAGGCATCATCCTTGTCTCCTGTTTGGATTCCGTGCTCCAAACACCCATGTACTACTTCCTTACCAACCTCTCTTTTGTTGATATCTGCTTTTCCACCATCATTGTTCCTCAGCTGCTGTGGAACCTCCATGGTCCAGCCAAGACAATTACTCCCACAGGTTGTGCTATTCAACTCTATGTGTCTCTGGCTCTGGGGTCCACTGAGCGTGTCCTCTTCGCAGTTATGGCATTTGATCACTATGCTGCTGTTTGGCGACCACTCCATTATGCCACAGTTATGCACCCACGGCTCTGCCAGGCTCTTGCAGGAATAGCATGGCTGAGTGGAGTGGGCAACACGCTGATTCAGGGCACCATCACCCTCCGCCTGCTTCGCTGTGGGAACCACAGGATTTATCAGTTCATCTGTGAAGTTCCTGCCATGATCAAGTTGGCCTGTGTAGACATTCATGCCAACGAAGTGCAGCTATTCATGGCTTCCTTGGTGCTACTCCTCCTTCCCCTGGCACTCATCTTGGTATCATATGGGTACATTGCCCAAGTACTGATGAGGTTAAAGTCAGCTCTAACCTGGGGTAAAGCTCTTGGAACCTGTGGATCGCACCTGCTAGTAGTAATGCTATTTTATGGCACAATCACTGCTGTCTATATCCAACCTAATAGTTCGTATGCACATAGTCAGGGGAAATTCATcacccttttgtacactgtggtTATTCCTACTCTAAACCCCCTCATTTACACTTTAAGAAACAAAGATGTGAAGGGGGCTTTGAAAAGGCTAGTGAGAAAAGATAACAGCCCCAAAGAGAAAATTCTTGCGAAGTAG